The Thermoanaerobaculia bacterium DNA window CCGCTCGTCGCCTTCTGCACCGACTCCGGCGCCGGTGCGATGGACGGCATTCTCTCGGAGCCCGGCTCGCACCCCCGCGGCTGGGGCTCCGCAGCACGCATCCTCGGCCACTACGTGCGCGAGAAGAAGCTCCTCACCCTCGAAGAGGCGGTCCGCAAGATGACCTCCCTCCCGGCCGCCCGCGCCGGCCTGCAGGCGAGAGGGATCCTGCGCCCCGGCCTGAAAGCCGACCTCGTCCTCTTCGACCCGGAAACCGTCGGCACGCGAGCTACCTACACCGACCCCAACCACTACGCCGACGGCATCCCCTACGTCGCCGTCAACGGCCAACTGGTGGTGGACGAAGGCAAAATCACCGAAGCCCGCCCCGGCGTGGTCCTACGAGGCCCCGGCTACCAGCGTTAGCTACCTGGGGACATATTGCGGCCGAGCAAGCGGTATGCCGACCAGCGTCCGCTGCAGCCGCTATGTGTCCCCGGCCCCGGCTCCGAAGCTACATAGCGTCTGTGAGGGGCGCTCCGGCGCTCGAGATCCAAAGTGGGCGACCACGCCTCAAATAGGAGCCCACTTTGGATCTCGAGTGCCGGGGCGCCCCTGGCAACGGCAGTGGCATGGGCCCCAGGACGTGCAGGAGTGAAGACAGGACCCTCAGTCGAGCAGGCAGATACTGCTGCAGCCGTCCCCGCTGTTGTTGTTGCCGTCGTCGCACTGTTCGCCCGCTGCGAAGTTGACGATGCCGTCGCTGCCACCGCACTGCGGCAGCGTGCAGTCGTAGTCGCAGAAGGCGGTGTTGATGCCGCCCGTGTCGCAAGCCTCGAAGCCGGTGCGGGCGAAGCCGTCGCCGCAGCGGGCGTTCTGGCAGTTGTTGGTGCAGGCGTTGGTTTGCACGAGGTCGCCGTCGTCGCACTGCTCGTTCGGCCGATTGACGACGCCATCGCCGCACTGCTCGAGCCAGCAAGTCGGTGAGCAGCCGTCGCCGGGAGAGGTCCCGCCGTCGTCACAGACCTCGGGCGCGAAGCCTCCGGGGGGAATGAAGCTCGGGTTGACGATCGAGTCGCCGCAACTCGGCGGGCTGCAGTCGAAGTCGCAGCTCGCGGAGTTCCCGCCGGTATCGCAGGCCTCGCCAGTGCTCGCGACGCCGTCGCCGCAGAGCGGCAGCTGGCAGTTGTTGCGACAGGTGTCGTCGTCGATCAGATTGCCGTCGTCACAACCCTCGCCAAGGATCGCCTCGTGGACGCCGTTGCCGCAGATCTCGACCTGGCAGGTCGCCGAGCAGCCGTCCCCGGGATCGGTATTCCCGTCCTCGCACTGCTCCCCCTCGGCGAGATCGAGCAGCCCATCGCCGCACAGGAAGCACAGCGGCATCCCCGGCTCCGCCCCGACGGCCGCGCTCCAGACGCACAGTCCCCCGAGCTCGAAGTCGTCGGCGAGAATCCAGGGAATGCGCCGCGGCTCCGACTCTTCGAGCTCCGCCGCAGCCTGCGCCGCGGCGATTCCGATTCCGGGCACCGCCAGCAGCAGAATGCAGCAGGCAAAGCGAACCGGTCGCACGAGCGAATCGCGAAGGGACATGGCGCTCCTCCCCATCGGGGTCGAAATTTTGCGGAGTCTAACCCCAACCGCGAGCCGGCCGGCAACCACCGCTCCGCTTGGGGACACATTGCGGCCCAGACCGTGATGCGCCGACCAGCGCCCCCCGCAGCCGCTATGTGTCCCCTCCCCAAGCAGAGAACCTCGTGCTGCTGCAGGCTCCGCCGGCGGGCATCTCTTCCGTCAGGAAGGCCCGAATGCCGTAAGCTCTCCACGAGTCCGGGTCGGTCCGGGAGGCCTGAAGCACCGCTACCCAAGGGGAGGTCCGAGATGCCGGATGCGAACCAAGCCGGACGTCGCGCCTCGGCACCCGTGGGAGATTGGCAGATTCTGTCGCGCCGTCGGGCCACCGTTCGGCTCGGACGGGCGACGACCGCCCTCCTGAGTCTCGTTCTCCTGTCCCCGATCGGTCTGTTGGCCGACCCATCGCCGCGATCGAGATGGTCCAGGACGCCCCTTGGATACGGCATTGGCGAGCGGGGCCTCTCGGCGCTCGACGTCGACGGGGACGGCCGAGCCGAGCTCTTCGCCGCCCCGGAGGGCGAGAACTACTGGTACGAGCTCCGCCGCGAGGGACTCTTCCGGCAGTCCTGGTCGTCGTTCCTCGACGAGGCCGAGCTCGTCGCCCTGGACGCGGTCAGCTCCCCGTCGGGGGCGAAGGTCGCCGTTCTCTACTCGCACTCCCTGCGGATTTTCGATGCGCGTTCGAAAGTCGAGCTGCTGAACGTCACGACCGCCACCTGGACGAACACCGACGTCGCCCTGGGCGACCTCGATCTCGACGGCGTTCTCGACGCGGTGGTCTGCGACGACGAGACGCTCTATCTCTACGAATTGGCGAACGGGACGCAGACCGCCCTCCGCCACGGTTTCGGCTGTTCGGACGTGGCGATCGGCCAGACGGACACCGATCCCCAGCTCGAGATCGTGATCGCCGGGAATCCGACCGGCGGCTATGTATTGGACGGTGTGTCGCTCGTCGTCGAGTGGGGCGACCTCGAAGGCTTCGGTCCGCAGATCGCGCTCGGAGACCTCGACGGCGACGGCCGTGACGAGATTCTCGCCTCGAGCGATTTCGACACCGCTGCCAGGGCTCTCGACCCCGAAAGCAATTCGGAGCTCTGGCGGCGAGAAGGGGACTACTATCCCCCGGCCCTCTTCGTGGCGGACCTGGATCCCGCGCCCGGCCCCGAGGCCGTCGTGCATGAGCGCTACGGGAGCCTGTTCCTCCTCGCCGGCACGAGCGGAGAGCTCCTTCGCGCCCATGCCGTAGAGACCAGCTCCGTTTCGCGGTTTGCCGCCGCCGACACGGACGGAGACGGCGACCTCGAGCTCCTGTGGAGCGGCGGAGAGTGCTGCTACAGCTATGACGATATCTGGGCCATCGAAGGCGGCTCGAACGTCCTTCAGCGAGTTTCGGAGGGCGCCCGATCGATGGAAGGCACCATCGCTGTCGGCGAGTTCGGCACTGATCCGGTGAAGGAGGTCGCCCTCGCGGCGAGGTTCAACGAGCCCGACCAGGCACCGGTGCAGCTCGTCGTTCTCGACATGGCCCAGGGCCGCCAGGTCCGCCGCAGCTCGTTCGATTCGACCACCGCCTCAGGGAACGTCTCG harbors:
- a CDS encoding amidohydrolase family protein gives rise to the protein PLVAFCTDSGAGAMDGILSEPGSHPRGWGSAARILGHYVREKKLLTLEEAVRKMTSLPAARAGLQARGILRPGLKADLVLFDPETVGTRATYTDPNHYADGIPYVAVNGQLVVDEGKITEARPGVVLRGPGYQR
- a CDS encoding DUF4215 domain-containing protein, translating into MSLRDSLVRPVRFACCILLLAVPGIGIAAAQAAAELEESEPRRIPWILADDFELGGLCVWSAAVGAEPGMPLCFLCGDGLLDLAEGEQCEDGNTDPGDGCSATCQVEICGNGVHEAILGEGCDDGNLIDDDTCRNNCQLPLCGDGVASTGEACDTGGNSASCDFDCSPPSCGDSIVNPSFIPPGGFAPEVCDDGGTSPGDGCSPTCWLEQCGDGVVNRPNEQCDDGDLVQTNACTNNCQNARCGDGFARTGFEACDTGGINTAFCDYDCTLPQCGGSDGIVNFAAGEQCDDGNNNSGDGCSSICLLD